The Phragmites australis chromosome 1, lpPhrAust1.1, whole genome shotgun sequence genomic interval CGCCGGAGCCTTCAGAAACCAgcaccgagagagagagagagagagagagagacgcccGCGCGCAGAGAGATGGAGATGGAAACGGAAGTGGAGTCCACTTGGAAGGGGCTGTTCCAGCGGCGAGTGGTCTTGGCGGACACGCACTGCCACACCATCAACGGGCTGCTCCTCGGGATGCTCGAGGTCATTGGGGAGCGGAAGTGGAGCCGCGACCTTGTGCCCTGCGCGGAGGGGGCGCAGCGCACGCTCGAGAGGGTCTCCACGGAgctcgccctcgccctcgccaGCATGGGCGCTGCCCGCCACCTCGCGCTCCGGGGCGGCGCGCCCTGCCCAAGCGCACCGCTCGACTCCGTCGACGACCTCGCCGGGGACCCCGAAGTGTGGTGCGCGCTGGACCGGCTCGAGGAAGCGGCCGAACTAGCCACCCGCGTGCACGACAGGGTGGAGTGCGCCCGCGGCCACCTGCGCGCGGCTGCGGTCCTGCTGGTCCTGGacgagggcggcggcgacgagggcGACGCCGCCCCGTGGGAGCAGAGCCCCTGGCTCTCCGAGCAGCACAACGGCGTCATGGAGCTCGGTGAAGCGCTTTCGAAGGCGGTGGACCTCGTCGCGGCGACCGCGTTCGCGCGCGAGGCGGCGTTCGGCTTCGAGGGCAATTGAGGCCTCCGGTCTCCTAATCTGGAGGATTCCGTAGTTCTCTTCGTCGCAAGGTCGCCTGCTTACCTTTTACTTCCCATTGTCTCAGCGCAAATTCGCAATCGCACGTGTTCGTGTTGTGATCTCGGCCGCCTCAGCCTGATCTGTTTTCCCACGCTTCTGACCATTCTGGTGATCTGAAACTATGATACGATTGATACGTTGCTCCTTGCAGTGTTGATGATGAGCCAATCCTTAGAGTGATGAATGATCAACCAAGCGTCTTGCTTAAGTGGATGTTTCTGTTGATGTTAGAGTCCTACTGTAGATATGCGCGATGGCTTGCAATTTGTTGATAAACATGTGAATACGTGGTACGTTGATCTGTCATTCTCGGTGGAATAACTTAAACCAAACTACTCTTAATCAATTTGATGATGCATGTCTCTGCTCTTCTTCTACCACTTAATTTTCCTAGCTAATTTGATGATGCATGTCTCTGCATCTGAATTCTGGCGCAGGCTGCTGTACTAGCTAATTGTTTGCTGATGCTGTGAGGTTTGCATTCGCTTTCAATCAGTTTGTTCTGAACAAGAATTTACCAGTAGGAACAAGTATACGAGAGATTAggatcttaattttttttgcagcGAAATCGAACGTGGTCTTTTTGTTGTGATCTCGGCCGCCCCCGACCTGATGTGTTTCCGGAAGCTTTCTCACCTTTCTGAGGTTTCAAACTATTAATTTTATTCTATTATTTACAAGTAGGCTGATTTGGCTTCTCGTTCTCCCCTTCTCTCGACGATCCGCCGCAGCTGGGAAGGCCACCGCGCCGACGCCCTCAACCACGCCGCCGAGGCGCTGCAGAGTCTGCGCTCGACCGCCTCGCATGCCCGGGCGCGAAGGACGCCGTCCGCATGACCGCGTAGGTCTCGGCGGCCCTGAACGGGGATCAAAATGCAATTGACCAATTTGACACATATTCTGCACTTTTTCTAGAAGTCTAGAACTTTATTTGCCTTTTACCCCCTCGCAAAAAGCCCATGCACTCCTGGAACACAGATACGCCCGGTTACAAGATTTCGATCTGATTTGCCTATCGAATATATTCTGGCGCAAGCAAGCTGCCACACTAGCTAATTGTTTGCTGATGCTGCGGTTTTATTTGATTTCGATCAGTATATTATGCTGGACAATAACCAGTAGCAGCAAGCatatgagggagagggagggtcttaattttttttgaggAATGACGACACACATTTCATGAGTTGACTGACCATTCTGGAACTGATCATTCTGTGTTGAGAACAGATAGAATGGCAACTGGTCATCCCATGTGCTGAACAAACATTCTGGAAATGAGATGGTGCTTCAAAAATGATCACGGCTATATCTCTACCATGTTCCACCTAAAAGCAACCAGATGCTGATCTAGGAACACTAACATGAAATTGATCCCAAGCTGCAAATCATGCATGGTGCATTATGACGGTAACGAGTCAAGCAGGAGCAACTCAGATCAAGCAACAACCATGCATCCTAGTAGCAATAGCATCAACGAGTTCAATGTTCATTACCCATCGATGAGATCAATAGCATCAACAATAGTTCGTGCAACCAGCACGCTTGCACGAACACGAACACGCAAGCGATCAATTAGAGATCAAGCAAACAGATTAATCCCTACACAGGTACAGCACAAAAAGACGTCTCAGTTGACACTGGCAGCCTCGCCAGCGGCGTGGATCAGCGCGGCCATCTCCACCATGTCAAGACCAGACGCAACTTAGACAGAGAAATCAGAGGATGAACTGGAATTGAGCAAGATTGGAATAGTTCGTGGAGATGGAACCACGAAGAACGGCTGTATTACTCTACTTTAACTAGAGTTCATCATAATCCATCTCAAGTTCACAGCACACACGCCAAACAGGTTTTATAGCCGTTTACAGAGTTGGACGGTAAATATCGTTTTTACGACAAATCCCAAACGGTAAACAGTAACTGAAAACTACCAAAAACGGTAAAAGGAAGCAGACAGACGCCGTGAGTAGTCCCCAGCTCATCGTGACCGTCCAGAGGAGTGCTTCCACTCTGATGTTGCCCATTGGGTAAATAGCAAGCTTGACAATGCCCTCCCCTAACTGAATCCTTGTCCTCAAGGATTCCAATTTGGAAACCAAGATTTAATGGTGGAGTCATGGAAGGAGCGGAACATGGCCTTGATGACATTTGCATCTTCCCAAGTAGCATCTTCTGGAGGGAGGTTAAGCCATTGAACAAGCCATTGAGTAACCAGATTATCACCTCTAGGAATAGATCTTGTTTGAAGGACAGTGACAGGGGCAACTTTAATGTGGCCATGGGCATCAACCATTGGAAGGTCAGCATGAGGAATAGCATTTGGACCAAGATGCTTTTTTAGTTGACTGACACGAAAAACTGGGTGAATAGCAACTGAATCAGGTAAATGAAGTTTGTAGGCAACATTGCCAATTCTCTGCAAAACTCTGAATGGACCATAATATTTTGTTGTCAACTTGAGAAATGATTTGATTCCAAAAGCAGTTAACCTGTAAGGTTGTAATTTGAGATAAATCATATCGCCCACTTCAAAAGATCGTTCTGATCTATTCTTATCAGCATATTTCTTTGTTCTAGCTTGAGCAGCAGCGAGATTTTCCTTTAATTTCTGAAGAGTCAATTCTTTCTATTGCAAGAACTCCTGGGCTGAAGATTCAGGACCAGGGACCAGGACTTCACTAATGAGGGGAGGGGGAAAACCATAGAGTGCTTGAAATGGAGTAAGTTTGAGAGAGGTGTGATAATTTGTGTACCACCATTCAACCAAGGAAATCTAATTTGACCATTTTCTTGGTTCTTTGAAAGCCATGCATCTGAGATAAGACTCCAAGCACTGATTGACTCGTTCAATTTGACCATCTGATTATGGATGGTAAGCTGAAGAATACCTTAGGGAAACCTTGAGAGCTTTGAAGATATCTTGCCAAAGTTGACTAGTGAAGATTCGATCTCTGTCTGTGATAATAGCAATAGGAAGTCCATGCAACTTAAAGACATGATCAATGAAAAGGTGAGCCACATGCTGAACTGTATAGGGGTGAGAGAAGTATAAAATGGGAGTATTTGGTAAGTCTGTCCACCACGACCAAAATCACATCATACCCATTAGATTTAGGTAAACCCTCAACAAAATCCATTGAAATATGAGTTCAAGCCATGTCAGGAATAGGCAAGGGATTAAGTAGGCCAGGATATGAGCAATGCTCAGCTTTTGCATGCTGGCAGACTGGGCATTCAGATTTGTAGTGTTCAATTTGTTGTTTCATACCTGACCAGTAGAAAATATTCTTGAGTTTATGATAAGTGGCTCTAATTCCAgcatgacccccccccccccccaatgaagAAGCATGGAAGATTGATAGGAGATGAGTTCTCAATTCATCTTTGTTACCCACATATATTTTCCCTTTGTGTCTCAAAATGCCATCATGAAGGGAAAAAACTGAAGAGCTAGCAGAATTTATAGCTAATTCTGTTAAGAGCTCCTGACAATGCTCATCAGTATTGTAAGAGTCTTGGACATCTGAAATCCAGGAAGGTGTTGCAATAGAAATAGCATGACAATGAAGATCTCTTCGAGATAGGGCATCTGCTACTATATTATCTCTGCCCTTTTTGTACTCAGTCTTATAGTTGAATTCTAAAAGTTTGAGCATGAGCttgagctgaataccttcagAGAGTTTCTGATCTGTCATGAATTTAATGCTCTGGTGATCTGTTCTGATTATCAGTTCACCACCCAAAAAATAATGCCTCCACTTTTTGAGAGCCTCTAAGATAGCCATAGACTCTTTGGTATA includes:
- the LOC133930536 gene encoding uncharacterized protein LOC133930536; this translates as MEMETEVESTWKGLFQRRVVLADTHCHTINGLLLGMLEVIGERKWSRDLVPCAEGAQRTLERVSTELALALASMGAARHLALRGGAPCPSAPLDSVDDLAGDPEVWCALDRLEEAAELATRVHDRVECARGHLRAAAVLLVLDEGGGDEGDAAPWEQSPWLSEQHNGVMELGEALSKAVDLVAATAFAREAAFGFEGN